One Malus domestica chromosome 11, GDT2T_hap1 genomic region harbors:
- the LOC103454393 gene encoding calcium-binding protein KRP1-like: MASQQTPQSSFQDLLPTMADKLGGDGLIGELCNGFNLLMDSNKGVITFESLKRNSALLGLQDLSDDDLRSMLDEGDFDGDGALNQMEFCVLMFRLSPELMDESKVWLEDALQQEFKHYY, from the coding sequence ATGGCTTCCCAGCAAACCCCACAATCCAGTTTCCAAGATTTGTTACCCACCATGGCCGACAAGCTTGGTGGGGACGGTTTAATAGGCGAGCTCTGTAATGGATTCAATTTGTTAATGGATTCCAACAAGGGGGTCATCACCTTCGAGAGTCTCAAGAGGAACTCTGCTCTTCTGGGGTTGCAGGATCTGAGCGACGACGATCTACGGTCCATGTTGGACGAAGGTGATTTCGACGGCGATGGCGCTCTCAATCAGATGGAGTTCTGCGTTCTCATGTTTAGATTGAGTCCTGAGCTTATGGACGAGTCCAAAGTCTGGCTTGAAGACGCTCTTCAACAAGAGTTTAAACATTATTAttga